The following coding sequences are from one Nicotiana tomentosiformis chromosome 3, ASM39032v3, whole genome shotgun sequence window:
- the LOC108948669 gene encoding uncharacterized protein, with protein sequence MPGSSTRHPGARGSLQFPPPAPGSYFECGELGHMWRHCPRRHGGLSQQRSQPPTAAPVTSPPAQSARGGGQSASGRPRGRGRSGGGQARFYALPARPDAIASDGVITGIVSVCHRDASVLFDPGSMYSYVSSYFAHFLDMPRESLVSSVRVSIPVGDTIIVDRVYRSCVVTIGGLETRVDLLLLSMVDFDVILGMDWLSPCHAVLDCHAKMVTLAMPGFPRVEWSGSVDYVPSRVISYLKAQRMVEKGCLSYLAFVRDVSAEIPTISSVSVVHDFPDVFPADLPGMPPDRDIDFGINLVPDTQPISIPPYRMAPAELKELKEQLQELLNKGFIRPSVSPWGAPVLFVKKKDGSMRMCVDYKQLNKVTVKNKYLLPRIDDLFDQLQGARVFSKINLKSGYH encoded by the coding sequence atgccaggttcttctacccgtcatcccggtgctaggggttcccttcagtttccgccaccagcgccagggagttattttgagtgtggggagcttgggcatatgtggaggcattgtcctcgtcgtcatggaggtctatctcagcagaggagtcagcctccgactgcagcaccagttacctcaccacccgcccagtcagctcggggtggaggtcagtcagctagtggtcgccctagagggagaggcagatcagggggtggccaggcccgtttctatgccctccctgccagaccagatgctattgcttcagatggtgtgattacaggtattgtctcagtttgccacagagatgcctcagtattatttgaccctggttccatgtattcgtatgtttcctcgtatttcgcccattttctggatatgccccgtgagtctttagtttcatctgtacgtGTATCTattcctgtgggcgatactattattgtggaccgcgtgtatcggtcatgtgtggtgactattgggggtctggagacccgagtggatctattgttgctcagtatggttgactttgatgtgatattgggtatggattggttatccccATGTCATGccgttctagattgtcacgctaagatggtgacgttggctatgccgggatttccaagggttgagtggagcggttctgtagattatgtaccaagcagggtgatttcatatttgaaggctcaacgtatggttgagaagggttgcctatcttatttggcatttgtgagggatgttagtgcagagattCCTACTATTAGTTCTGTTTCAGTAGTacatgattttccggatgtgtttcctgcagacctgccgggcatgccgcctgacagggatattgactttggtattaatttggtgccggacactcagcccatttctattccaccgtatcgtatggcaccggcagagttgaaggaattgaaagaacaacttcaggaactccttaataaggggtttattcgtcctagtgtgtcaccttggggtgcaccggttctatttgtgaagaagaaggatggttccatgagaatgtgtgttgattacaagcagttgaataaggtcacagtcaagaacaagtatcttttgcctcgtattgatgatttattcgaccagcttcagggagcgagggtgttctccaagattaatTTAAAGTCCGGTTATCactag